The genomic region AGCCGATGAAAGACACAATAAGGGTTGCGTTGGCGGGGGCGCTGACGGAATAATCGCCCTGCGCGTTGGCGGTCGTTCCCCGATCCGTTCCTTTGATGATTACGTTTGCGCCGGGCAGTCCGCTGCCGTCCGCCGCGGAGACAATTTTCCCGGTAATTGTCCGGCTCTGCGCAAAGGCTGTACCCAGCGTACAAAGCCAGAGCACCAGCCACAAGCCTGTAAATGATCGCTTCATAAGTTAGTTTTGGTTTACTTAAAATTTAACAATTCCTACATAGCGACGGAATGGAAAGCCATTCTGTTGTTCGGGAAGCTTGAGCAAAACCAGGTCATTTTGTTTAACAGAGGCCCTTTTTAAAAACCTCTCTGCGAAACCTGACTCTAACAAAGAAAATTAACTTTCTACCACAGAAGCAACCATTTGCAGAATATAATTTTACAAAAATTTAATAATTTAAAATTTCATTACATAATTTTTAAATATTGTACAACATTATAGTATAAAATAACTATCAGCCATAATTATATTTCACTATAGAGCCAGCATTTTCCATAAATCAGAAAAAATATAACTTTTCCATTTTTAAGGGCACAAAAAAACCCGGCCATTTCTGGTCGGGTCCTTTATTCTCCAAAGAATCGATTACATGTGAATCGCGCGGTTTTCCGTAGCGGCCAGACAGGCTTCCTTCATGGCTTCGGTATAAGTCGGGTGGGCGTGCGACATCCGCGCCACGTCCTCGGCGGAGGCCCGGTACTCCATCGCCACCACAGCTTCGGCAATCATATCGGCCGCCCGCGCCCCGATGATGTGGACGCCCAGAATTTCGTCGGTCTGTTTGTCGGCCAAGACCTTCACCAGTCCGTCGAGGTCCATAGAAGCCCGTGCCCGGCCCAGCGCCCGGTAGGGGAATGAACCCACCTTGTAGGCTTTACCTTCCGTTTTCAGTTCTTCCTCGGTGTAACCGACGCTCGCCACTTCCGGCCAGGTGTACACAACGCCCGGAATGAGCCGGTAGTTGATATGCGGCTTCTGGCCGGCGATGGTTTCGGCGGCAAAAACGCCTTCTTCCTCCGCCTTGTGGGCCAGCATGGCTCCGCGAATAACGTCACCGATGGCGTAGATATGCGGCACGCTGGTCCGGAGGTGGTTGTCTACTTCAATCCGGCCCCGATTGTCGGCGGCCAGACCGGCCGCTTCCAGATTGAGCCCGTCGGTGTACGGACGGCGGCCCACCGAAACAAGGCAATAATCGCCTTCCAGCGTAATCTGCTCCCCTTTCGGCGTGTCGGCTTTCACCACGACGCCTTCGCCCGTATTTTCCACGCTCGTGACTTTATGGCTGAAGTAGAAGTCCGCACCGAGCTTCTTGACGGCACGTTGCAGTTCCTTCCCCATCGTCTTGTCCATCGTCGGAATCATCGAGTCGGCAAACTCCACAAACGACACTTTGGCACCGATGCGGGCATAAACGGAACCCAGTTCGGCACCGATCACCCCGGCGCCGATGACGATCAGGTGTTTCGGAACTTCCTGCAGCGTCAGCGCCTCGGTGGAGGTGATGATGCGCTTTTTGTCGATTGGCATCGACGGGAACGAGGACGGTTTGGAACCGGTAGCGATGATGAAGTTCTTCGCCGTAATCTGCTCCGTGCTGCCGTCTTCCTTCTTCACATTCAGCGTGTTGGCATCGGCGAATGAGCCAAAGCCCTGGTGCACGTCGATCTTGTTTTTCTTCATCAGGAACGACACGCCCTGCACGTTGGCATCAACGACCCCCTGCTTGCGCTTAATCATCTGCGGCAGGTCAACCTGAAGGTCGGCCAGTTTGATGCCGTGCTCCTCGAAGGTATGGGCGGCGTTGTAAAAATGTTCCGAAGAGTCCAGAAGCGCTTTCGAGGGAATACAGCCCACGTTCAGGCAGGTGCCGCCGAGGGTCTTGTATTTCTCAACGATTGCCGTTTTGAGCCCCAGTTGCGCGCAGCGGATGGCCGCTACATACCCCCCGGGACCGGAACCGATTACGATAACATCGTATTGCATAAAAGTTGTATTTTTTAATACAAAACCAAGTTAGGCTTATATAAAACGATAGTGCTACCAAGGGCAGCACTATCGATAAACAGAATAGGCAACGAAAAAATTAAACGCCCAGCAGAATCCGGGTCGGGTCTTCCAGGAGCTGCTTGACGCGGACCAGGAAGCTTACGGATTCTTTGCCGTCGATGATGCGGTGGTCGTACGAAAGGGCCACGTACATGATCGGGCGGACAACGATTTCTCCGTTCACCACCACCGGACGCTCCACGATGTTGTGCATGCCCAGAATGGCCGACTGCGGAGCGTTGATGATCGGCGTAGACAGCATCGAGCCGAAAATACCGCCGTTCGTGATCGTGAACGTACCGCCCTGCATCTGGTCGATGGTCAGCTTGTTGTCGCGGGCCAGACCGGCGAGACGGATGATTTCCTTTTCAATCTGCGCGAAGTCCATCTGCTCGGCGTTCCGGATCACGGGCACCACCAGGCCCCGCTCGGTCGAAACGGCGATGGAAACATCGCAGTAATCATTATACACAATCGAGTCGCCGTCGATCATGGCGTTCACGGCCGGGAAGTCCTGCAGGGCAATCGTTACGGCTTTGGTGAAGAACGACATGAAGCCCAGGCCGACCTGATGCTTGTCTTTGAACTTGTCTTTGTACTTGGCCCGCAGGTCCATGATCGGCTTCATGTCCACCTCGTTGAAGGTCGTCAGCATGGCCGTTTCATTTTTCACCGCCACCAGACGACGGGCGATGGTCCGGCGGAGCGAACTCATCCGCTCCCGGCGCTGTACGCGCGTTCCTTCCCCGCTCACTGCCGGCTGGGGAGCCGGAGCGGCTGCGGGTTTGGCCGGAGCCGGCTGAGCGGCAGGCTGCGGCGCGGCGGCTTTCTGGGCCGACTGGGCATCTTCTTTGGTGATGCGGCCACCAACACCCGATCCGTTCACTTCCTGCGGATTGATGCCTTTTTCGGCCAGGATTTTAGCGGCGGCGGGCGACGGATGATTAGCAGCGTACGAGGCATCCTGCGCCGGGGCGGGGGCCGCCGCGGGTTGCGCAGCCGGGGCCGGAGCCGCCGGGGCAGATGCCGCTGCAGGAGCGCCGGCACCTACTTCGATGCGGCAGATAACGGCACCAATCGGCAGGGTTGCACCGGCTTCGGCGACAATCCGGAGTGTTCCGGCCGCTTCGGCGGGCAGTTCAAACGTCGCTTTGTCGGATTCCAGTTCGCAAAGGACTTCGTCGAGGGCCACCTGATCGCCGTCTTTTTTGCTCCAGGCAGCGATGGTTACTTCCGTGACCGATTCGCCGACCGTCGGGACTTTCATTTCAATAACCTGGGCAGAAGCCGGCTGTGCGGGTTCAGGCGCGGGGGCGGCACTCGGCGCGGCGGCCGGTTCCGCTGATGACTGAAGCGCAGGGGCGGCCTGCTGGGCAGGGGTTTCGGCCTGAGGAGCCGGGGCGGGCTGTGCCGGGGCAGCGGCCGGAGCCGCAGCGCCGTTTCCGCTTCCGTCGGCATCAATAGTACAAATAACGGCACCGATTGGCAGTACATCGCCTTCCTGAGCCAGAATATGCAGTACGCCGTCGGCCTCCGCCGGGAATTCAAACGAGGCTTTGTCAGACTCCAGTTCGCACAGCACCTCGTCGCGTTTTACGACATCTCCTTCTTTTTTATGCCACGTTCCTACGGTTACTTCAGCAATGGACTCCCCGACGGGGGGAACTTTCATTTCAATAGCCATATTTTTTTTAGGTATGAGGTATAAGGTAGGAGGTATGACACAGAAGGTTTCTTGGGACCTCATTGTTCATACCTCATACCTCCTGCCTGCAATTATTATTCAAACGCCCGACGAACGATGTCGGCTTGTTCCTGCGTATGGACTTTGGCAAAACCGGTAGCCGGCGATGCGCTCGATTTGCGCGACACGCATTTCAGGCGGACAGCGGGCCACGAGCGGAGCAGGAAGGTGTAAGCTCCCATGTTTTCCGGCTCTTCCTGCACCCAGAACAGTTCGACATTCTTGCCGTACTGCGCCAGCACTGCATTCAGTTGCTGCTGAGGTAGCGGATGCAGCTGTTCCAGACGCACAACGGCCACGTCTTCGCGGTTGTCGGCCTGCTGTTTCTCCAGCAGATCGTAGTAGACCTTACCCGTACAGAACAGAACGCGCTTTACCTTTTTCGGGTTCACGAAGGTGTCGCCGAGCACTTCCTGGAAGGAGCCTTTCGTCAGCTCTTCCAGCGGCGAAACCACCTGCGGGTGACGCAGCAGCGATTTTGGCGACATCACGACCAGCGGCTTCCGGAACGGCCAAGCCAGCTGGCGGCGCATCAGGTGGAAGAAGTTGGCGGGCGTCGTTACGTTGGCCACTACCATGTTGTATTCCGCGCAAAGCTGGAGATAACGCTCCGGACGGGCGTTGGAGTGCTCCGGTCCCTGGCCTTCGTAGCCGTGGGGCAGCAGCATCACCAGGCCGTTCATAATACCCCACTTCGATTCGCAGGACGAAATAAACTGGTCGATGATTACCTGCGCGCCGTTGGCGAAGTCCCCGAACTGCGCTTCCCAGATCACCAGGGCGTTCGGATTGGCGAGGGCGTACCCGAATTCAAATCCGAGGACCCCGTATTCCGAAAGCAGCGAGTTGTAGATCTGCAGTTTCTGCTGCTCCGGCTGAATGTGGTTCAGCGAGTTGTACGAATCGTTGGTCTGCGCATCGTGCAGGACGGCGTGGCGATGCGAGAACGTGCCGCGCTGAACATCCTGGCCGCTCACGCGGACCATCTTATTTTCGGTCAGGATCGAACCGTAGGCCAGCAGTTCGGCGGTACCCCAGTTGACCTGTTTGGTTTCAAAAATCATCCCGTTCCGGTCGCGGAGCAGTTTGTCGATCTGCTTCAGCGGCTTGAATCCTTCCGGAATCGTTACCAGTGCCTTCCCGACTTTTTCCAGCGTTTCCAGGGGCACGCCGGTTTCGGGCGACTGGTGGAAGTCCTCCGCATTGCTGTGCCGGAGTTCGGCCCATTCGCGGTCGAGGCGCAGGGGTTTGTACGGAATTTCGGCCTTTTGTTTGACCATGTCCAGCCGGTCCTGCAACTGCTTCTTGAACTCGGCGTCCATGTTCGCCACCAATTGCGCATCTACGTCGCCGCGCTCGATGAGCTGCCGGTTGTAGATTTCGCGCGGGTTGGCGTGTTTGTCGATGAGCGCGTACAGGGTCGGTTGCGTGAATTTCGGCTCATCCGACTCGTTGTGTCCGTGACGACGGTAACACACCATGTCGATGAACACGTCGCGATTGAAGCGCTGCCGGAATTCAACGGCCAGTTTCGCCACGAAAATCACCGCCTCCGGATCGTCCCCGTTCACGTGGAAGATCGGCGCGTCGATGATTTTGGCGGCGTCGGAGCTGTAGATCGACGAACGGGCGTCTTCAAAGTCGGTTGTAAAACCAACCTGGTTGTTAATGACGAAGTGCAGGGTACCGCCGGTGGTGTAGCCCGCCAGTTTCGCCATCTGGGTCACTTCATATACAATGCCCTGTCCGGCCACGGCGGCGTCGCCGTGAATCAGGATAGGAACGATTTTGTCGAAGTTGCCCTGGTATTCCTCATCGGCCTGTGCCCGCACAAATCCTTCGATGACCGGGTTAACGGCCTCCAGGTGCGAGGGGTTTGGAGCCAGCTTCACGCTGATCTGCTTTTTCGACGGGGTTTCAATCAGGCTGGAATAGCCGAGGTGGTATTTCACGTCCCCGTCGCCGTAGACCTGGTCGGGGATATTTCCTTCAAATCCGTCGAAAATGCTTTCGTAGGATTTCCCGAGGATGTTGGCCAGCACGTTCAGGCGGCCGCGGTGGGCCATCCCGATCATCACTTCCTGAACGCCCAGTTCGGCCGAGCGGGTAATCATCGCGTCGAGGGCGGCGATTGTCGTTTCGCCGCCTTCCAGCGAGAAGCGTTTCTGACCGAGGTATTTGGTATGCAGGAAGTTTTCGAAAACAACGGCTTCGTTCAGTTTTTCGAGCGTCCGCTTTTTCTCGTCGAGGGAAGGTTTGAAGGAAAGGGCTTCTTTCTCGATCTTGTTCCGCAGCCAGTTTTTAACGTCGATCTCCCGGATGTACATGTATTCGAAACCGATATGCCCGGCATAGATGGCTTCGAGGGTTTCCATGATTTTCCGCAGCGTGGCGGCCCCGATTCCCAGCAGATTTCCGGCCTGGAATACGGTGTCCAGATCGGCGTCCGAGAGGGCGTAATCTTCCAGCGTCAGGCGGGGATTGCGGTTTTTACGCGGGCGAACGGGGTTGGTTTTGGCCAGCAGGTGCCCCCGCGAACGATACGCCTTAATCAGACTGGCAACGGATACTTCTTTTTCGGCATGCCGGACGTCGGCAGCGGGCTTCGCGGCGGCGTGGCCGTTGGTCCCGTTTCCGTTAACCGCGGCGGTTTCGCCGTTGCCTTCTTCACCGTATGCCTGAGAAAATTCAAATCCTTCAAAAAATTTCTGCCAGCTCGCATCAACCAGTGCCGGGTCCTGCTTGTAGGACCGGTAGAGTTCGTCAATGTAAGCCGCTTCGGAGTTAGCTATATACGAAAATTTGTCCATGATGCGGTCACACCCTTGTTTAAGGGGCAAAGGTAAGCCAACTCCGGTAAACTCAGTACAATTTGTTGTAAGATTCTATGGCAAATAAGCAAATTTAAAGGTTAGAGAGAGGTTAAGCCAAATGTATGTTCAGACGAGGTTATTCTTGAAGGCGAAGGCGACCATACCGGCGGTGTTCTTGGTCCCGGTTTTCTCCAGAATCCGGAGGCGATGGCCTTCTACGGTGCGGGGACTCAAAAACACTTTTTCGCTGATTTCGGCCGTAGAAAGGCCTTCGCAGATGAGTTTCAGAATCTCTTTCTCCCGTTCCGACAGTACAACTTTGCTGTTGTAGAGCGAAGGCTGCTTCACGACCGGCGCTTTGCTGGTCATTTTCCGGTGCATGACTTTGGACACAAAATCGTTCAGGTAGACACCGTCTTCCATGACCCGGTGCACGGCCTTCTCTACTTCATCTATATCCGCATCCTTCAGCACGTAGCCGCTCACGCCTTTTTCGAGCAGGTGCAGTACGAATTTATCCTCATCGTGCATGGTCAGCATGATGATTTTCATGTGGGGATGATTTTCCCGGATGTAATCCGTCGCGGCGATTCCGTCCATGACGGGCATTTCCAGATCCAGCAGCACCACATCGGGCAGGCGGCGGGTCAGCTTCTCAATCAGTTCCTGTCCATTGCTGGCCTCCAGGACCAGTTCAAAATCGGTAATCTGGCTTAGCACCGAGGCCATCCCCTTCCGAAACAGATTATGATCATCGGCCAGTGCAATGCGAATTTTTTTCATAAGTAAAAATGATAGGTCTCCGCAGGAAGCGACTGTTGACGCGAATCAAAATCCTGAGAAGGGGTACATGGTAAATCATAAATGTCCGGTTCAGGCTTCGACGAGCGCACGGGGGGCCTCCACCATCTGCGGCATGCGGACCTGTACGTGCACCCGCGTTCCCCGGCCCGGGGCGGTGTCGAATGTCACGTTTCCGTCTACCACCGACAGGCGGCTTTCAATGTTTCGCAGTCCCAGTCCACGTTTCTTGTCCTGTAAGGTCTCGTCCAGATCGAAGCCGCTGCCGTTGTCGACCACCGACAGAAACAGGGCCTCCCGTTCGCAGTGCAGTTGAATCTGAATATGAGTGGCGTTTCCGTGCCGGATGGCGTTGTTGGTCAGTTCCTGGGTAATCCGGTACAGCATCAGGCTGGTACTCTGCGGCAGCGACGCGATTTTCTCCGGGCAGGTCAGTTCGACATGCACGTCGCCCTGGCTGGCTTTTTCGGCCAGTTCTTCGAGCGCCGAGCCGAGTCCGAATCGTTCGAGGGTAGTAGGCACGAGGTCCCGGCTGATGCGCCGGACGTTGGCGATGGTCTCATCGAGCAGCGACCGCGTTTTCTGCACAAACATGGCCGATCCCTGGTCGTCGGCATCGATACTCCGGCCCAGCTGGTTGAGGCTCAGTTTGGTCACCGAAAGCATCGTCCCGATCTCATCGTGCAGGTCCTGGGCAATCCGGCGCCGCTCCTGTTCCTGTGCCTGAAGGGTGGCGGCCATCAGTTCCTTGCGGTTGGTTTCCTGCATCTCTTTCATGGCGAGTTGCTGCCGAATCTGTTTTTGCTGATAATAGGCGACGAAGACAATAATGAATATCGCCATTACCAGCAGTACGGCTGTCCCGACCGCTATGTACAATTGCATGTAGTTGTCCACGGCTATCAGCTTTGCAGGAACACATATAGGCCAACCGCCGGGCCGACCTTTTCATTTTTCTTAAGCCGAAAGGTAGGCAAAGTTACCTTTTCGTGCAACGGAGAAGTTACCCGATTGTATAAATGGTCAAATCGCGGTTTCCAGTACTTCTACCCGGCGGACCCAGAAGGCGGTGCCCATCACCAGATACATGAATCCCGCCCCCCATTGGGCAAAAAGCCAGTAGGCCTCGTATTTCGTGTTGAAAAGGGAAGCGTTGAAAAAGGGGAACTGAATTGTCAGCAGAATAAAAAGGGAAGCGGAGGCGTACAGAATAATTCCGACGCAGTTCCAGAACATGGCATGCCTCAGCATGTTGGACACGTGCATCTGGGTTATCATTCTCCGGAAATACAGCAGAACGAATCCCAGGAGGATGAGCCGTTCGATGGCCAGCAGATGTTCAACTATCCTCGTCCATTGAAAATCGCTGGCAAAAATCAGGGAGTAAACCGCAACAATTGCCCCGACACTCCATTTCTCCGACGCTTTCACGGCCCCCCGCGTAAAGGCGACGCCCATGCCCACGACGGTCACCAGCGAAATAAGGGAAAACAGAAAGTGGTTGTTGCTTCCCTGAGAGGCATAGTGGATCAGCACCAGTTCAATTCCCAGCGTCACGGCGATCATACCCAAAATCGCCCGGTTGGCAGAGTCCATGAACCGGAAGTTGATGATTCCCGAGAGAAAGCTCACCAGCAGACAATAGTCCATCAGGAAGCTGGTGGGATATTTCTGGATGAGATGGATGTAAGGTTCAAGCATGATAGCCATTCATCTGCCCGTGCTGCATTTCCTTTTTATTCAGCCAGAATGAGACCGTAACAAAAAGGTAAAAAACAGCGCTAAAATATTGTGTAACCGTCCACGACCAATCAAAAATGTTTTGCGGATTTTCAACATCCAGCGTAAATGTAGAAAAGAGAAAAATAAATAGCGTGCCCGCGCTAAAAAGCAGCAGTCCCGCGCTAAACCAGAAGGCCGCATGGCCGATAATATTGGCGACCTTTAACTCTGATAGCACATTCTGAAAGAACATTAAAGCAAAAGCAATAAAAATCAATCGCTGAATCCCAATAATATAATTAGAAATAATACTCCATTCGAAGCCGTATAAATAAATAACAAAATAGATAATCGATAAGGCAGCAATAACTCGTTTTTTTCTTTTGCTGTTGATGTATAAATAAAAAAAAGCAGAGAAGCAGAATAGTTCGGCCAGCGAAAAGAAATTAACCAGAAACGTATTATTCCATTTTAATAGCGCATAAACAATCATCAGGCTTTCAACCAACACCGCTATTCCCGAAAACAGAAGCAGCACCCGGAAGCCTTTATCCAGATATTTTAGCTGCCGTATGCCAAATCCGAAACTGATAACCAGAAACAGGTAGGGTACAAAATCATGCGGATATTTAGCAACGATTTCAAGTAATCGGTTCAGCATACGGCAGCAGGTCAATTATTTACAATGCGGCGGACAAACCGGCCCATCGCCCAGTTCACCGTCCCGTCCCTCATCAGACACCATGTCTTTCATGCCTGCTTTGTCCAGCGGAACCAGTTTCCGGATGTCTTCTCCTTTTTCGTCTACGCCAACCAGGACGACCCGGGGAATAACATGGTCCTTCCCGTTCAGCTTTTCCTGCCGCTTCGCCTGGTAAACGCGGATTCCGACGCAACCCGGCTGGTTAAGGATTTGCTGTAGATTATGGATTCCGAAAAACTCGGAGCGCACGCACTCATCATCCTTCAGATCAGCCTTTTTGTCGCGGTAAGCCTTCTTTAATTCTTCCGCTTCCGATGATTTCAGAAAGCGGCCTTCATTTCCGGTGAACATATTGTGTGAAAAGGTTTAAACGTGGTTTCGCAGTAAAATTAAGACAAAGACTGGTTATCTACTCCTTCGTACTTGCTGACCCAAAGGCCGACGGCCGCAAAACAGCAAAAGATGACGTACATCATCTGCCCGAAATTCCAGTAGTAAACAAAAATTTCCGGGTCCGACTGGGTCGAAAAGATTATTTTCGAAAATAGATAAACAAAAAAAGTACCGGTTGCCTGAAGAATTAATCCGCTTCCTACCCAGAATAAAGAATGAATAAGGATGTTAGCAATTCGCAATTCGGACAGCAGGTAATTAAAGTACGTTAAAACGATAATGATGTTAAATACTTTGGAAAGGACCAGGGTTTCGGAAGATATTTCGGCATTACTCCAGAAAAGAAGGCCGGCAATTGTGGTTAACAGTAAGGTATAAAGGATGTATCTTTTGGTTCTTTTATTTTTCAGATTCCCGATGAATATAAAATAGACCAGTATAGCCTCCAGCAGAGCCGAAGTATTGTAAAGGAACAGATTACTGATCTGTCTTGCGGCGAAATAATCAGAAACGGAGTCTCTGAGTAAAATAAGCGCCAGTAACAGCATCAGCGCCTTCATTCCCGGGCCGAGCCTTTTAAACTGAATAATTCCGGCAGCAATGGGTACGACCGTAAAAACTTCAGCAAAAATGCTTAACGGAAACTTCTGAACAAGGCTTATAAAATGGTCCAGCATTAACGTGGAAAGTGATCATGGTGCACACATCTGCGGACAAGGCAGCCCGTCGCCCAGCGCTTCACCATCTCCATCCCCTTTCAAGCCTACGGGACTATCAAAAATATCCGAGCCGTCGGCCCGGGTACCTACCAGCACCAGACGCGGGCGCAGTTCCCCTTCGCCTTCCCGGGTCACGTTGCCATCCGCATCCTCCCAGCGGAAGCCGTAATAAATCCGGATTCCCACGCAGTCCTTACGCCCCAGCAGCTGGTTAATCCGGTTGATTCCGAAGAATTCCGCCTGGGTGAGGTCGCCCACCTTGTAGCCTTTTTCCCGGAGGTATTCCAGTTCTTCCTGACCAATTTTTTTATACAGGGAACGGCGCTCCAGGGCATCGGCGCCCCGCAGGAAGGTTCCTACATCGCCATTGTACTCTCTTTGTTCAAAAGCCATGATAGACAGATGGGTTCGGTTTGTTTTAGGTTGTACAAGTTTACTGCCTTTCTGCAGACATACAAAACACAACCGCTCAAACGAGCGCCCATAATCAAATGATTATCAAGGTTTTTACCGATAAATAATTGAAGGAAAATGCGTAAAAGTACGCAGGGCGCAGAAAGAAACCGCGTACTTTCCGGGGAGATACGGACAGTCACAAAAATCCGGGTTTCTGCTCTACCGCCGGAGTGATATAGGTTGCACTTTTGCAACGGGGATTGGTTCTTTCTGCCCTCTGGCAGGTAACCAAAGACTTCTCATCTCATAGGTTAGGTTTAGGGAAAACGTCTCGGGGCTTCGCGGGACGTTTTTTATTTGCCATAAAGCCGGAAAGGCTGTGCATGCCCGAATCTGGTTCCCCAATTCCTGACACGCACAGCCTTTCCGGCTTCTTTTGTCGCTTTTATTTCAGCAGATTCAGCAGATACTGCCCGTACCCGCTTTTTACCAGTGGCGTAGCAATCGAACGGAGTTGATCAGCAT from Tellurirhabdus rosea harbors:
- the lpdA gene encoding dihydrolipoyl dehydrogenase; protein product: MQYDVIVIGSGPGGYVAAIRCAQLGLKTAIVEKYKTLGGTCLNVGCIPSKALLDSSEHFYNAAHTFEEHGIKLADLQVDLPQMIKRKQGVVDANVQGVSFLMKKNKIDVHQGFGSFADANTLNVKKEDGSTEQITAKNFIIATGSKPSSFPSMPIDKKRIITSTEALTLQEVPKHLIVIGAGVIGAELGSVYARIGAKVSFVEFADSMIPTMDKTMGKELQRAVKKLGADFYFSHKVTSVENTGEGVVVKADTPKGEQITLEGDYCLVSVGRRPYTDGLNLEAAGLAADNRGRIEVDNHLRTSVPHIYAIGDVIRGAMLAHKAEEEGVFAAETIAGQKPHINYRLIPGVVYTWPEVASVGYTEEELKTEGKAYKVGSFPYRALGRARASMDLDGLVKVLADKQTDEILGVHIIGARAADMIAEAVVAMEYRASAEDVARMSHAHPTYTEAMKEACLAATENRAIHM
- a CDS encoding 2-oxoglutarate dehydrogenase E1 component, producing the protein MDKFSYIANSEAAYIDELYRSYKQDPALVDASWQKFFEGFEFSQAYGEEGNGETAAVNGNGTNGHAAAKPAADVRHAEKEVSVASLIKAYRSRGHLLAKTNPVRPRKNRNPRLTLEDYALSDADLDTVFQAGNLLGIGAATLRKIMETLEAIYAGHIGFEYMYIREIDVKNWLRNKIEKEALSFKPSLDEKKRTLEKLNEAVVFENFLHTKYLGQKRFSLEGGETTIAALDAMITRSAELGVQEVMIGMAHRGRLNVLANILGKSYESIFDGFEGNIPDQVYGDGDVKYHLGYSSLIETPSKKQISVKLAPNPSHLEAVNPVIEGFVRAQADEEYQGNFDKIVPILIHGDAAVAGQGIVYEVTQMAKLAGYTTGGTLHFVINNQVGFTTDFEDARSSIYSSDAAKIIDAPIFHVNGDDPEAVIFVAKLAVEFRQRFNRDVFIDMVCYRRHGHNESDEPKFTQPTLYALIDKHANPREIYNRQLIERGDVDAQLVANMDAEFKKQLQDRLDMVKQKAEIPYKPLRLDREWAELRHSNAEDFHQSPETGVPLETLEKVGKALVTIPEGFKPLKQIDKLLRDRNGMIFETKQVNWGTAELLAYGSILTENKMVRVSGQDVQRGTFSHRHAVLHDAQTNDSYNSLNHIQPEQQKLQIYNSLLSEYGVLGFEFGYALANPNALVIWEAQFGDFANGAQVIIDQFISSCESKWGIMNGLVMLLPHGYEGQGPEHSNARPERYLQLCAEYNMVVANVTTPANFFHLMRRQLAWPFRKPLVVMSPKSLLRHPQVVSPLEELTKGSFQEVLGDTFVNPKKVKRVLFCTGKVYYDLLEKQQADNREDVAVVRLEQLHPLPQQQLNAVLAQYGKNVELFWVQEEPENMGAYTFLLRSWPAVRLKCVSRKSSASPATGFAKVHTQEQADIVRRAFE
- a CDS encoding sensor histidine kinase, with translation MQLYIAVGTAVLLVMAIFIIVFVAYYQQKQIRQQLAMKEMQETNRKELMAATLQAQEQERRRIAQDLHDEIGTMLSVTKLSLNQLGRSIDADDQGSAMFVQKTRSLLDETIANVRRISRDLVPTTLERFGLGSALEELAEKASQGDVHVELTCPEKIASLPQSTSLMLYRITQELTNNAIRHGNATHIQIQLHCEREALFLSVVDNGSGFDLDETLQDKKRGLGLRNIESRLSVVDGNVTFDTAPGRGTRVHVQVRMPQMVEAPRALVEA
- the odhB gene encoding 2-oxoglutarate dehydrogenase complex dihydrolipoyllysine-residue succinyltransferase, which translates into the protein MAIEMKVPPVGESIAEVTVGTWHKKEGDVVKRDEVLCELESDKASFEFPAEADGVLHILAQEGDVLPIGAVICTIDADGSGNGAAAPAAAPAQPAPAPQAETPAQQAAPALQSSAEPAAAPSAAPAPEPAQPASAQVIEMKVPTVGESVTEVTIAAWSKKDGDQVALDEVLCELESDKATFELPAEAAGTLRIVAEAGATLPIGAVICRIEVGAGAPAAASAPAAPAPAAQPAAAPAPAQDASYAANHPSPAAAKILAEKGINPQEVNGSGVGGRITKEDAQSAQKAAAPQPAAQPAPAKPAAAPAPQPAVSGEGTRVQRRERMSSLRRTIARRLVAVKNETAMLTTFNEVDMKPIMDLRAKYKDKFKDKHQVGLGFMSFFTKAVTIALQDFPAVNAMIDGDSIVYNDYCDVSIAVSTERGLVVPVIRNAEQMDFAQIEKEIIRLAGLARDNKLTIDQMQGGTFTITNGGIFGSMLSTPIINAPQSAILGMHNIVERPVVVNGEIVVRPIMYVALSYDHRIIDGKESVSFLVRVKQLLEDPTRILLGV
- a CDS encoding response regulator — translated: MKKIRIALADDHNLFRKGMASVLSQITDFELVLEASNGQELIEKLTRRLPDVVLLDLEMPVMDGIAATDYIRENHPHMKIIMLTMHDEDKFVLHLLEKGVSGYVLKDADIDEVEKAVHRVMEDGVYLNDFVSKVMHRKMTSKAPVVKQPSLYNSKVVLSEREKEILKLICEGLSTAEISEKVFLSPRTVEGHRLRILEKTGTKNTAGMVAFAFKNNLV